In Odontesthes bonariensis isolate fOdoBon6 chromosome 22, fOdoBon6.hap1, whole genome shotgun sequence, one genomic interval encodes:
- the LOC142372823 gene encoding endoplasmic reticulum chaperone BiP-like, whose product MKLLCVVMLVVGTAFADDDDKRESVGTVIGIDLGTTYSCVGVFKNGRVEIIANDQGNRITPSYVAFTSEGERLIGDAAKNQLTSNPENTVFDAKRLIGRTWADSSVQQDIKYLPFKVTDKKSKPHIQVDIGGGQMKTFAPEEISAMVLTKMKETAEAYLGKKVTHAVVTVPAYFNDAQRQATKDAGTIAGLIVMRIINEPTAAAIAYGLDKRDGEKNILVFDLGGGTFDVSLLTIDNGVFEVVATNGDTHLGGEDFDQRVMEHFIKLYKKKTGKDVRKDNRAVQKLRREVEKAKRALSAQHQARIEIESFFEGEDFSETLTRAKFEELNMDLFRSTMKPVQKVLEDSDLKKSDIDEIVLVGGSTRIPKIQQLVKEMFNGKEPSRGINPDEAVAFGAAVQAGVLSGEENTGDVVLLDVCPLTLGIETVGGVMTKLIPRNTVVPTKKSQIFSTASDNQPTVTIKVYEGERPLTKDNHLLGTFDLTGIPPAPRGVPQIEVTFEIDVNGILRVTAEDKGTGNKNKITITNDQNRLTPEDIERMVNDAERFADEDKKLKERIDARNELESYAYSLKNQIGDKEKLGGKLSDDDKEAIEKAVEEKIEWMESHQEADLEDFQAKKKELEEVVQPIISKLYGSAGAPPPEGAESEQDKDEL is encoded by the exons ATGAAGCTGTTGTGTGTTGTAATGCTGGTGGTCGGCACCGCGTTTGCTGATGACGACGATAAGAGGGAGAGCGTGGGGACTGTAATTGGAATTGACTTGGGGACCACCTACTCATG TGTTGGAGTCTTCAAGAATGGTCGAGTGGAGATCATTGCTAATGACCAGGGTAACCGCATCACTCCATCATATGTGGCGTTCACAAGTGAAGGCGAGCGTCTGATTGGTGATGCTGCAAAGAATCAGCTGACCTCTAACCCAGAGAACACCGTCTTTGATGCCAAGAGACTGATTGGCCGCACTTGGGCTGACTCCTCTGTGCAACAGGACATCAAGTACCTGCCCTTCAAG GTAACTGACAAGAAGAGCAAGCCTCATATCCAGGTTGACATTGGCGGTGGTCAGATGAAAACATTTGCTCCAGAGGAGATTTCTGCCATGGTGCTGACCAAGATGAAGGAGACCGCTGAGGCTTACCTGGGCAAGAAG GTCACACATGCTGTGGTCACTGTCCCTGCCTACTTTAATGATGCTCAGCGCCAGGCCACTAAGGATGCTGGAACCATCGCTGGTTTGATTGTCATGAGAATCATCAATGAGCC AACTGCTGCTGCCATTGCTTATGGCCTGGACAAGAGGGATGGAGAGAAGAACATTCTTGTGTTCGATCTGGGCGGCGGCACCTTCGACGTCTCCCTGCTGACCATTGACAACGGTGTGTTTGAAGTGGTGGCCACCAACGGCGACACTCATCTGGGAGGCGAAGACTTTGACCAGCGCGTCATGGAACACTTCATCAAGCTGTACAAGAAGAAGACTGGCAAAGATGTGCGCAAAGACAACCGTGCTGTGCAGAAGCTGCGTCGTGAGGTCGAGAAGGCAAAGAGGGCTCTGTCTGCCCAGCACCAGGCTCGCATTGAGATCGAGTCCTTTTTTGAGGGAGAAGACTTCTCCGAGACCCTGACCCGTGCCAAGTTTGAAGAACTGAACATG GACCTGTTCCGTTCCACCATGAAGCCTGTCCAGAAGGTGCTGGAAGATTCTGACCTGAAGAAGTCTGACATTGATGAGATTGTGCTGGTTGGAGGCTCCACCCGTATCCCCAAAATCCAGCAGCTTGTGAAGGAAATGTTCAATGGCAAAGAACCATCCAGGGGCATCAACCCTGATGAGGCTGTGGCCTTTGGAGCTGCTGTGCAGGCTGGAGTGCTCTCTGGAGAGGAGAACACTG GTGATGTGGTTCTTTTGGATGTTTGCCCCCTGACCCTTGGTATTGAGACTGTTGGAGGCGTAATGACCAAACTGATTCCCAGGAATACTGTGGTGCCAACAAAGAAATCTCAGATCTTTTCTACAGCCTCTGATAACCAGCCCACTGTCACCATTAAGGTTTATGAAG GTGAGCGTCCTCTGACAAAAGACAACCATCTGCTGGGAACCTTCGACCTGACGGGTATCCCCCCTGCCCCTCGTGGTGTTCCACAGATCGAGGTTACCTTTGAGATTGATGTGAACGGTATTCTACGCGTCACTGCTGAAGACAAAGGCACTGGCAACAAGAACAAGATCACCATCACAAATGACCAGAATCGCCTGACACCTGAGGATATCGAGCGCATGGTGAACGATGCTGAGCGCTTTGCTGATGAAGACAAGAAGCTGAAGGAGAGGATTGATGCCCGCAATGAGTTGGAGAGCTACGCCTACTCTCTGAAGAACCAGATCGGCGACAAAGAGAAGCTTGGTGGCAAACTGTCAGATGATGACAAGGAGGCCATTGAGAAAGCGGTTGAGGAGAAGATTGAGTGGATGGAGTCGCACCAAGAGGCTGACCTGGAGGACTTCCAGGCCAAGAagaaggagctggaggaggtggTTCAGCCTATTATCAGCAAGCTGTACGGCAGTGCAGGCGCTCCTCCACCTGAGGGCGCTGAGAGCGAGCAAGATAAGGATGAGTTGTAG
- the rabepk gene encoding rab9 effector protein with kelch motifs yields MAMEFIPVLDPTDKPKEGIWYSLIPRGNAPCVSVGHTCMFIPSGDGGRGRILIVGGANPNGSFSNSHIINLDHHEWDTSEWEGLEARYEHCSFVPESSPQSLWVFGGAQQSGNRNCVQKVQLMDSEPRWQDVVVKGELPSPRTYHTNSACIGDKLYVFSGGEAGAAPVSDSKLHVFDTVSSTWSQPEAQGRQPPARHGHIIVAVGSKIYIHGGMAGDKFHNDMYSLDSRSMKWEKLQTKGDILPGVAAHSAVVVDSNIYIFGGMTADGATNFMYRFNTDKNRWTLMKFEGDMPQNRLDHSMCLLPWKQCGEGNGDGKQADSSAASETINLAFIFGGMDTQGIIYNDCIVTVVK; encoded by the exons ATGGCCATGGAGTTTATCCCAGTGCTTGACCCAACAGACAAACCTAAAGAAGGAATTTG GTATTCTTTAATACCACGTGGAAATGCTCCATGTGTCAGTGTGGGTCATACTTGCATGTTTATTCCATCTGGAgacggaggaagaggaagaatcCTTATTGTTGGGGGAGCCAATCCCAATGGCAGCTTCTCAAATTCCCACATTATAAATCTAG ATCATCATGAATGGGACACCTCAGAGTGGGAAGGGTTGGAGGCACGATATGAACACTGCAGCTTTGTTCCAGAAAGCAGCCCACAGAGCTTGTGGGTGTTTGGTGGGGCACAGCAGAGTGGCAATCGCAACTGTGTCCAGAAAGTACAGCTAATGG ACAGTGAGCCTCGCTGGCAGGATGTAGTGGTGAAAGGGGAACTCCCCAGTCCCAGGACGTACCACACCAACTCAGCCTGCATAGGGGACAAACTGTACGTCTTTTCTGGTGGGGAAGCAGGAGCTGCTCCTGTCTCAGACTCCAAACTTCACGTCTTTGATACAG TGTCTTCCACTTGGTCCCAGCCAGAAGCACAAGGCAGGCAACCACCAGCCAGACACGGCCACATCATTGTGGCAGTTGGCTCTAAGATTTACATTCATGGGGGCATGGCTGGAGACAAATTTCATAACGATATGTACTCTCTTGACTCAA GAAGCATGAAATGGGAGAAACTACAGACCAAAGGAGATATCCTACCAGGAGTAGCAGCCCATTCAGCTGTTGTGGTGGACTCGAACATCTACATATTTGGAGGGATGACTGCAGATGGTGCCACTAACTTTATGTACAGATTCAACACTG ACAAGAATAGATGGACCCTAATGAAATTTGAAGGAGATATGCCACAGAACCGCCTTGACCACTCCATGTGTTTATTACCATGGAAGCAGTGTGGTGAGGGGAATGGAGATGGGAAGCAGGCCGACAGCTCAGCAGCCTCTGAAACAATAAATCTGGCTTTTATATTTGGAGGCATGGACACACAGGGCATCATATATAATGACTGTATTGTAACCGTTGTGAAATGA